A part of Pectinatus sottacetonis genomic DNA contains:
- a CDS encoding DeoR/GlpR family DNA-binding transcription regulator, whose product MKIDRINNIKELLQETNTISIDRLCDKFGVSKNTIRRDINELEKQDIVKKVYGGIMLKQNTGEPEPFASREVKNSEQKKIVAKLAAGFVKDNDVIFIDSGTTTMHLIPYLANVRNLTILTTSLYIINAAANYAQFNIICTGGTFYYPSKAFIGSSVLKCLNNYNISKIFLASAGVSLENGVTNTSPLECETKKFMMEKTAPKILLIDSSKLDVSSLMTYAQLKDFNDVVIDNRPPQKYLNYFKSNNVKLYYPDEDKY is encoded by the coding sequence ATGAAAATAGATCGAATAAACAATATAAAAGAACTGCTGCAGGAAACTAATACAATTTCCATAGATAGGCTCTGTGATAAATTTGGTGTATCTAAAAATACAATACGGCGTGATATTAATGAATTGGAAAAACAGGATATAGTAAAAAAAGTATACGGGGGAATAATGCTCAAGCAAAATACGGGGGAACCGGAACCTTTTGCGTCCAGAGAGGTAAAAAATTCTGAGCAAAAGAAAATTGTAGCAAAGCTCGCAGCAGGTTTTGTAAAAGATAATGATGTCATATTTATTGATTCAGGGACAACAACGATGCATCTTATTCCTTATCTGGCAAATGTGAGAAACCTTACCATACTGACTACCAGCCTGTATATAATTAATGCAGCTGCTAATTATGCCCAATTTAATATTATTTGTACGGGTGGAACTTTTTATTATCCTTCTAAGGCATTTATCGGTTCTAGTGTCTTGAAATGCCTGAACAATTATAATATATCAAAAATATTTCTAGCATCAGCAGGAGTTTCTTTGGAAAATGGTGTGACAAATACATCTCCGCTGGAATGTGAAACTAAAAAATTTATGATGGAGAAAACTGCACCTAAAATATTGTTGATTGATTCATCGAAACTTGATGTATCGTCACTTATGACATATGCGCAGTTGAAAGATTTTAACGATGTTGTTATTGATAATAGACCACCTCAGAAATATTTGAATTATTTTAAAAGTAATAATGTGAAATTATATTACCCAGACGAAGATAAATATTAA
- a CDS encoding PTS lactose/cellobiose transporter subunit IIA, giving the protein MSKTDQLAYSMIASAGDAQALQFKALDCAKKNDFAASQKKMQEADTLLIKAHQLQTDLIREEANGVKNEFSILLVHAQGYVNNAILNKKIIEQMIEIYQELRK; this is encoded by the coding sequence ATGTCAAAAACAGATCAACTAGCTTATAGCATGATCGCCTCAGCCGGTGATGCTCAGGCATTACAATTTAAGGCACTAGATTGTGCTAAAAAGAATGACTTTGCCGCATCACAAAAAAAAATGCAGGAAGCTGATACTTTATTGATTAAAGCCCATCAACTGCAAACAGACCTCATAAGAGAAGAAGCCAATGGGGTAAAAAATGAATTTTCCATATTGTTAGTTCACGCGCAAGGATATGTAAACAACGCAATTCTCAATAAAAAAATCATTGAACAAATGATTGAGATATACCAGGAATTGCGTAAATAA
- the iolC gene encoding 5-dehydro-2-deoxygluconokinase encodes MALLDFDEGKPMDVIPMGRATIDFNPNELNRTLDKVRTFTMYLGGSPANIAVGLAKLGKKVGFIGAVSDDQFGTFVESFFQERDIDTKYIVRVKNGAKLGLTFTEISSPVDSQILMYRNMAADLMISPEDVSEEYISNSKILLISGTALAARPSREACFMAMRYAREHGTKIIFDIDYRPYNWDSLSEVSIYYSLAGQMSDVIMGSREEFDLTENLQYGHNKVADHEIADKYIRLGNKIVIIKHGKKGSVAYGADKKAYKVDSYKVKLLKSFGGGDAYGSAFIYGLLEHWELPQCLRCATAHAAMVVASHSCSEAMQDIKSIYKFINERKDEQVIIPVDWKVIL; translated from the coding sequence ATGGCATTATTGGATTTTGATGAAGGCAAACCTATGGATGTAATACCCATGGGGCGCGCAACAATAGATTTTAATCCTAATGAACTTAACAGAACACTGGATAAAGTCAGAACGTTTACTATGTATCTCGGAGGAAGCCCGGCTAATATTGCGGTTGGATTGGCAAAATTGGGCAAGAAAGTGGGATTTATAGGAGCTGTATCAGATGATCAATTTGGAACTTTTGTGGAAAGTTTTTTTCAGGAAAGGGATATTGATACAAAATATATTGTCAGAGTAAAAAATGGGGCAAAACTGGGACTAACTTTTACTGAAATATCCAGTCCTGTTGACAGCCAGATTCTAATGTACCGTAATATGGCGGCTGATTTGATGATTTCCCCGGAAGATGTATCAGAAGAATATATCAGCAATAGCAAAATATTATTGATTTCTGGCACAGCTCTGGCTGCCAGGCCATCCCGGGAAGCATGTTTTATGGCAATGCGCTATGCCAGGGAACATGGCACGAAAATAATTTTTGATATTGATTATCGACCCTATAATTGGGATAGTCTTTCTGAAGTGAGTATATATTATTCACTTGCCGGGCAGATGAGTGATGTTATCATGGGGTCACGGGAGGAATTTGATTTAACGGAAAATCTGCAATATGGGCATAATAAAGTTGCTGATCACGAAATTGCTGATAAATATATAAGACTGGGAAATAAAATAGTCATAATAAAACATGGGAAAAAAGGCTCAGTTGCTTATGGTGCTGACAAAAAAGCATATAAGGTGGATTCATATAAGGTAAAACTTTTGAAGTCTTTCGGTGGAGGCGATGCATATGGATCAGCGTTTATTTATGGCTTATTAGAACACTGGGAATTGCCACAGTGCCTGCGTTGTGCAACGGCTCATGCTGCTATGGTGGTGGCAAGTCACAGCTGCTCGGAAGCAATGCAAGATATAAAATCCATTTATAAGTTTATTAATGAACGAAAGGATGAACAGGTTATAATTCCTGTAGATTGGAAGGTTATATTATGA
- a CDS encoding sugar phosphate isomerase/epimerase family protein, translating into MKLSMNEATALEKSSLVKDLELCEKYNYDYIEIRTMDCLPDYLKNHSIDDLAEFFQTHKVKPLAFNTLCYFNNRKPEDYKKILGELKYMCEVGNKIGCNTVITVPTVDLEKVTCSQIRKSAVECLSEMADLAANYNMRLSVEFIGHQAASINTFGQAYSIIKEIDKKNLGITLDCFHFHGMASRIEDLEKADGNKIFIVHLNDTEDFRTGVLLDEDRVWPGDGCIKLGKIFHALKKIGWKEDIVSLELFRPEYYRMDLDDVYRIGKEKSIAVIDKIDMIEKGWI; encoded by the coding sequence ATGAAATTAAGTATGAATGAAGCTACTGCTTTAGAAAAATCATCTTTAGTTAAAGATTTGGAACTTTGCGAAAAATATAATTACGATTATATTGAAATTCGCACGATGGATTGTCTGCCTGACTATTTGAAAAATCATAGTATTGATGATCTGGCTGAATTTTTCCAAACGCATAAGGTAAAGCCGTTAGCGTTTAACACTTTGTGTTATTTTAATAATCGCAAGCCTGAAGATTATAAAAAAATACTTGGCGAGTTGAAATATATGTGTGAAGTAGGTAATAAAATAGGCTGTAATACAGTCATAACAGTACCTACTGTCGATTTGGAAAAAGTTACTTGTTCACAGATACGTAAATCAGCGGTTGAATGCCTCAGTGAAATGGCGGATTTGGCTGCGAATTACAATATGCGTTTATCAGTAGAATTTATCGGACATCAGGCAGCGTCAATAAATACTTTTGGGCAGGCATATTCTATAATTAAAGAAATTGACAAAAAAAATCTGGGTATTACTCTTGACTGCTTCCATTTTCATGGAATGGCTTCCAGAATTGAAGATTTGGAAAAAGCTGATGGGAATAAAATCTTTATTGTGCATTTGAATGATACGGAAGATTTTCGAACCGGAGTACTGTTGGATGAAGACAGGGTATGGCCTGGTGATGGCTGCATTAAGCTGGGAAAAATATTCCATGCCTTGAAAAAGATTGGCTGGAAAGAAGATATAGTTTCTCTGGAGTTATTCCGCCCAGAATATTATCGAATGGACCTGGATGATGTATATCGTATTGGTAAAGAAAAGTCTATTGCGGTTATTGACAAGATAGACATGATAGAAAAAGGGTGGATATAA
- the iolD gene encoding 3D-(3,5/4)-trihydroxycyclohexane-1,2-dione acylhydrolase (decyclizing) codes for MAKTIRLTTAQALVKFLNNQYIEFDGKKNKMFKGIFTIFGHGNVIGLGQALEEDPGELIVHQGRNEQGMAHAAMGFAKQKLRKQIYACTSSVGPGAANMVTAAATATANCIPVLFLPGDVYATRQPDPVLQQIEQPTNLSISTNDAFKAVSKYWDRITRPEQLMTAMINAMRVLTDPADTGAVTIALPQDVEGEAYGYPEYFFAKKVHRIDRRPPTTDMINDAVKLIKAKKKPLLICGGGVKYSEAWDTFRNFAHKYNIPFGETQAGRGLIVWNDKMNLGGIGETGGLAANIIAKKADLVIGVGTRYTDFTTSSKWLFQNPQVKFLNINVSEFHAYKLDGMRVVADAKAALEAIDSALDKAGGYKSAYVNEIREAKEKYDTEVDRVYHVKYTGKDFVPEVNDALDHEKVFEEFHNITNSYMTQTNALGILNEFLDDKYVVIGSSGSLPGDLQRVWRVKEKNSYHVEYGFSCMGYEVNAALGVKMAEPDKEVYAFVGDGSYMMLHSELPTSIQEHKKINIILFDNMAFGCINNLEIGHGMGSFGTEFRFRNEKTNKLDGGLVPVDFAMNAASYGCRTYKVTTAEELRHALADAKKQSVSTLIDVKVLPKTMVHGYGDWWRVGVAAVSKNPRINKVYEETYKKIKQAREY; via the coding sequence ATGGCTAAAACGATCCGCCTTACTACGGCACAGGCACTAGTGAAATTTTTAAATAATCAATATATTGAATTTGATGGCAAAAAAAATAAAATGTTTAAGGGAATATTTACCATTTTTGGTCATGGCAATGTAATTGGTCTGGGACAAGCATTGGAGGAAGATCCGGGAGAGCTGATAGTTCACCAGGGACGCAATGAGCAGGGGATGGCACATGCAGCGATGGGATTTGCCAAGCAGAAGCTGCGAAAACAGATTTATGCCTGTACTTCCTCAGTAGGACCAGGAGCAGCTAATATGGTGACAGCAGCGGCAACAGCAACGGCAAATTGCATTCCGGTGTTGTTTTTACCAGGCGATGTTTATGCTACACGGCAGCCTGATCCGGTGTTGCAGCAAATTGAACAACCGACAAATCTTTCTATCAGTACTAATGACGCATTTAAAGCGGTGAGTAAATATTGGGATAGAATAACAAGACCCGAACAACTTATGACAGCTATGATTAATGCGATGCGGGTGCTTACTGATCCGGCCGACACTGGGGCAGTAACGATTGCCTTACCACAGGATGTTGAAGGGGAAGCTTATGGTTATCCGGAATATTTTTTTGCTAAAAAAGTACATAGAATTGATCGTAGACCGCCGACTACAGATATGATCAATGATGCTGTAAAGCTTATAAAGGCAAAGAAAAAACCGCTCCTTATATGTGGAGGCGGAGTAAAATATTCTGAAGCATGGGATACTTTTAGAAATTTCGCCCATAAATATAACATTCCATTTGGAGAAACTCAGGCAGGACGAGGATTGATAGTCTGGAATGATAAAATGAATCTTGGTGGTATAGGTGAAACTGGTGGATTGGCAGCTAATATAATAGCAAAAAAAGCTGACTTAGTAATCGGAGTTGGGACGCGTTATACGGATTTTACTACTTCGTCCAAATGGTTATTTCAAAATCCACAAGTGAAATTCCTTAATATAAATGTGTCGGAATTTCATGCATATAAACTCGATGGGATGCGGGTAGTAGCTGATGCTAAGGCAGCATTGGAGGCAATAGACAGTGCTTTAGACAAAGCGGGCGGGTATAAGTCAGCTTATGTTAATGAAATAAGAGAAGCAAAAGAAAAATATGATACAGAAGTAGACAGGGTATACCATGTAAAATATACTGGAAAAGATTTTGTTCCTGAGGTGAATGATGCGCTTGACCATGAAAAAGTTTTTGAGGAATTTCATAACATTACTAATTCATATATGACACAGACAAATGCTTTAGGAATATTAAATGAGTTTTTGGATGATAAATATGTGGTAATTGGATCTTCGGGTTCATTGCCCGGAGATTTGCAAAGAGTATGGAGAGTGAAAGAAAAAAACAGTTATCATGTTGAATATGGTTTTTCCTGTATGGGATATGAGGTCAATGCAGCTTTGGGTGTAAAAATGGCAGAGCCTGACAAAGAAGTGTATGCTTTTGTAGGTGACGGTTCGTATATGATGCTGCATTCAGAGCTTCCTACTTCTATTCAAGAACATAAAAAAATAAATATCATTTTATTTGATAACATGGCATTTGGCTGTATTAATAACCTTGAAATAGGACATGGAATGGGAAGCTTTGGTACTGAATTCAGATTTCGCAATGAAAAAACTAACAAACTTGATGGTGGATTGGTGCCTGTTGATTTTGCTATGAATGCAGCTTCTTATGGTTGTAGAACTTATAAAGTGACAACAGCCGAAGAGTTGAGGCATGCTTTAGCAGATGCCAAAAAGCAAAGTGTTTCTACACTTATAGATGTAAAAGTGCTGCCAAAAACAATGGTGCATGGATATGGAGATTGGTGGCGCGTAGGAGTTGCTGCAGTATCAAAAAATCCACGTATTAATAAGGTATATGAGGAAACCTATAAAAAAATAAAGCAAGCTAGAGAATATTAA
- a CDS encoding class II fructose-bisphosphate aldolase, which yields MALVKMGELLQSVKDNSYAIGSFNVSNMEMAMGAIEAAEYMKAPIMIQIAEGRLRYSPLELLGPVMIAAAKLSKVPIAVHLDHGFSLKTIKLALELGFTSVMFDGSKYPLEENIRLTKEVRKLADEYGADVEGEIGKVGGAEGDYKDVDIAITSVAEAEHFAAATKVTAMAVAIGTAHGNYKVEPKLRIDRLREINAAVKCPLVLHGGTGLTKEDFHNCIHNGIKKINIATASYDSAAACVRKTIENDKTAGYFAVSDAIVKGTRENIVKHMEIFGLKNKL from the coding sequence ATGGCGCTTGTAAAAATGGGGGAGCTTCTGCAGTCAGTAAAAGATAATTCTTATGCTATAGGGTCATTTAATGTATCCAATATGGAAATGGCAATGGGAGCAATAGAAGCTGCTGAATATATGAAAGCACCTATTATGATCCAGATAGCAGAAGGAAGGCTGCGGTATTCACCGCTTGAATTGTTGGGACCAGTAATGATAGCTGCAGCGAAGCTGTCAAAGGTTCCAATAGCAGTTCATCTTGATCATGGGTTTTCATTAAAAACGATAAAGCTGGCCTTGGAACTGGGATTTACTTCGGTAATGTTTGATGGGTCTAAATATCCACTAGAGGAAAATATAAGGCTTACTAAAGAAGTAAGGAAACTTGCTGATGAGTACGGTGCGGATGTTGAAGGGGAAATAGGAAAAGTCGGTGGGGCTGAAGGTGACTATAAGGATGTAGATATAGCTATTACCAGTGTGGCAGAAGCAGAACATTTTGCTGCGGCTACAAAAGTCACGGCAATGGCAGTCGCTATAGGAACGGCACATGGCAATTATAAGGTAGAGCCAAAACTTAGGATTGATCGGCTTAGGGAAATAAATGCAGCAGTAAAATGTCCTTTGGTTTTACACGGTGGTACAGGGTTGACTAAGGAGGATTTTCATAATTGTATTCATAACGGAATCAAGAAAATCAATATTGCTACGGCTTCTTATGATAGTGCTGCTGCCTGCGTGAGAAAAACAATCGAGAATGATAAAACTGCTGGCTATTTTGCGGTCAGTGATGCAATAGTAAAAGGAACAAGGGAAAATATTGTTAAACATATGGAAATCTTTGGATTAAAAAATAAACTTTAA
- a CDS encoding 5-deoxy-glucuronate isomerase — translation MNEKKFGRLGRILKHGYNRMVTVQSNAMMDIGYQVMNKGEKVSFTAADKEMAFVILTGEITIAWENNSKKMKRISLFDENPYCLHVCRGLTVTIEALNDAEVLIQKTENDKDFSAKFYRPEDVQCDVFGKGQWGGCAERTVRTIFDYENAPYSNMVNGEIINKPGRWTSYIPHFHPQPEVYTYKFDKPQGFGGCFIGDEAFKISHNSWCSVPGGQTHPQVAAPGYVMWYSWMIRHLPGNPWVKTRTDDKEHIWLLDKNVKIWPEK, via the coding sequence ATGAATGAAAAGAAATTTGGGCGTTTAGGCAGAATTTTAAAACATGGCTATAATAGAATGGTTACAGTACAGAGTAATGCAATGATGGATATTGGCTATCAGGTAATGAATAAAGGGGAAAAAGTTTCTTTTACTGCTGCGGATAAAGAAATGGCCTTTGTGATTTTAACTGGTGAGATTACTATAGCATGGGAAAATAATAGTAAAAAGATGAAAAGAATATCGTTATTTGACGAAAACCCATACTGTCTTCATGTTTGCCGGGGACTAACGGTAACTATTGAAGCACTAAATGATGCTGAAGTCCTGATACAAAAGACAGAAAATGACAAAGACTTTTCTGCTAAATTTTATCGTCCTGAAGATGTACAATGTGATGTCTTTGGTAAGGGACAATGGGGCGGTTGTGCGGAACGGACTGTGCGGACGATTTTTGATTATGAAAATGCACCGTATTCCAATATGGTAAATGGTGAAATAATAAATAAACCAGGACGCTGGACGAGTTATATACCTCATTTTCATCCGCAGCCGGAAGTGTATACTTATAAATTTGATAAACCACAAGGGTTCGGTGGATGCTTTATTGGTGATGAAGCTTTTAAAATATCGCATAACAGCTGGTGTTCTGTGCCGGGAGGGCAGACTCATCCTCAGGTCGCGGCACCTGGCTATGTTATGTGGTATAGCTGGATGATAAGGCATTTACCCGGTAATCCGTGGGTAAAAACACGTACTGACGATAAGGAACATATATGGCTTTTAGATAAAAATGTAAAAATATGGCCAGAAAAATAG
- a CDS encoding iron-containing alcohol dehydrogenase produces the protein MSKIFFVPNKILSGEGAINDIGKYLKNKGSKALVVTDKFMVKFGNAKKVTNALDACNIGYTIYDGVNGEPTDIMVEKGVELYKKDNCDFLIGLGGGSPMDTAKAIGFMSVSKGNISDYMHKSIDAHVPYLVAVPTTAGTGSEATQFTIISDTKNNVKMLLAGPSILPQLAIIDPSFTLTAPPKVTAATGIDALCHAIEAYTSRKAQPLSDIFALSAIKRIHENLPICFNDGNNTKARMQMSLAATEAGIAFNNSSVTIVHGMSRPIGALFHVAHGISNAILLVACMEFAVKENTKRFAEIARIMKVADKSISDDAAAENLVKELSRFCQSLEVPTLTQLNINKEEFMGQLEKMAEDAIDSGSPANTMRQPTKDDIVAIYKKLF, from the coding sequence ATGTCTAAAATATTTTTTGTTCCTAATAAAATTTTATCAGGTGAAGGCGCCATAAATGATATAGGTAAATATTTAAAAAACAAGGGAAGTAAGGCACTTGTAGTTACTGATAAATTCATGGTGAAGTTTGGTAATGCGAAAAAAGTCACAAATGCGCTTGACGCATGTAATATAGGATATACTATTTATGATGGAGTAAATGGGGAACCTACCGATATTATGGTAGAAAAAGGTGTAGAATTATATAAAAAGGATAATTGTGATTTTCTCATCGGACTGGGAGGCGGAAGCCCTATGGATACAGCTAAGGCAATAGGGTTTATGTCCGTAAGCAAGGGAAATATCAGTGATTATATGCACAAGTCAATAGATGCCCATGTCCCATATTTGGTAGCAGTTCCCACTACTGCTGGTACGGGATCGGAAGCTACCCAGTTTACGATTATTTCAGACACGAAAAATAATGTAAAAATGCTTTTGGCTGGGCCGTCAATTTTACCACAGCTGGCAATAATTGATCCTTCATTTACGCTAACTGCACCGCCAAAAGTTACAGCCGCTACGGGAATAGATGCATTATGCCACGCGATAGAAGCTTACACTTCCAGAAAAGCACAGCCTCTTTCCGATATATTTGCTCTTTCGGCAATAAAACGCATTCATGAAAATCTGCCAATATGTTTTAACGATGGTAATAATACTAAGGCCAGAATGCAGATGTCCTTGGCTGCTACGGAGGCGGGTATAGCTTTTAATAATTCTTCTGTTACTATTGTTCATGGGATGAGTCGGCCAATAGGGGCACTTTTTCATGTGGCACATGGCATATCAAATGCAATTCTCCTTGTTGCCTGCATGGAATTTGCAGTTAAGGAAAATACAAAGCGTTTTGCTGAAATTGCTCGTATTATGAAAGTAGCAGATAAAAGTATAAGTGATGATGCGGCAGCAGAAAATTTGGTTAAAGAATTGTCACGCTTTTGCCAATCTTTAGAAGTGCCTACATTAACACAATTAAATATTAACAAGGAAGAATTTATGGGACAATTGGAAAAAATGGCTGAAGATGCAATAGATAGCGGTAGTCCGGCAAATACTATGCGCCAACCTACAAAAGATGATATCGTGGCGATATATAAAAAATTGTTTTGA
- a CDS encoding AraC family transcriptional regulator: protein MTVQHYLKNGFEPGIEKDTQLLYVSEADQTQANYPSLLHLHTDRLELVYVYDGEGIHRIGNNLYSVKAGNLSVFNCNVLHDEMASPDVGMSFFNCAVRGIKIKGLPENHLLADNINPVLQCGDNSGFIENIFRQMKFQLAENKNGAETVCQYLTEALLCIITRQIPLEVINKDNGENELIIQVKEYIDKHYFEKLTFSRMCKIMHISESFLSHKFKKITGFSPIQYITRRRIGKAQSSLISSDVSITDIGAEVGYDSTSYFNMIFKKTVEMAPLEYRRYWIGGEQYRKLDALNHCRI, encoded by the coding sequence GTGACAGTACAGCATTATTTGAAAAATGGTTTTGAACCGGGGATCGAAAAAGATACACAGCTATTATATGTATCTGAAGCAGACCAAACACAGGCAAATTATCCATCATTACTGCATCTGCACACTGATAGGCTGGAACTTGTCTATGTATATGATGGTGAAGGAATACATCGTATAGGTAATAATCTATATAGTGTAAAAGCAGGAAATTTATCAGTTTTTAATTGTAATGTGCTGCATGATGAAATGGCTAGTCCTGATGTGGGAATGAGTTTTTTTAATTGTGCTGTAAGGGGAATAAAAATTAAGGGACTGCCGGAAAATCATTTGCTGGCTGATAATATAAATCCAGTATTACAGTGTGGAGATAATAGTGGGTTTATAGAAAATATTTTTCGCCAGATGAAGTTTCAGCTGGCAGAGAATAAAAATGGAGCAGAAACGGTATGTCAATATCTGACTGAAGCCTTACTGTGTATCATTACCAGACAGATTCCATTGGAAGTGATTAATAAGGACAATGGAGAAAATGAATTAATAATACAGGTAAAGGAATATATAGATAAGCATTATTTTGAAAAGCTTACATTCAGCAGGATGTGTAAAATCATGCACATAAGTGAATCTTTTTTATCACATAAATTTAAAAAAATAACAGGTTTTTCTCCGATACAGTATATAACACGGCGGCGAATAGGAAAGGCCCAGAGTTCTTTAATAAGTTCTGATGTGAGTATTACTGATATTGGTGCGGAAGTAGGCTACGACAGTACCAGCTATTTTAATATGATTTTTAAGAAGACTGTAGAAATGGCACCTTTGGAGTATAGACGTTATTGGATTGGTGGAGAACAATATAGAAAATTGGATGCTTTAAACCATTGCCGAATATGA
- a CDS encoding sugar porter family MFS transporter — translation MATQLNIKGKNFLRKIAFSATFGALLFGYDTGVINGALPFMAAPDQLNLTPAMEGMVASSLLLGAALGAFFGGRIADIKGRRKMLLILSVVFFFATIGCALSPSFDVIIVFRFILGIAVGGASVTVPAYLSEMSPVEGRGRLVTQNELMIVSGQLMAFVMNAILAVFFGEAGHIWRWMLSVATIPAVCLFVSMYRMPESPRWLVRQGLITEALGVLKKIRNEEEAVVELEEIKTNIERESSVKQVKLKELGTPWIRRIVFIAIGIAMCNQLGGVNSVMYYGTQILQNAGFSTNAAIVGNIANGVISVLATYYGIYLMKRHGVRKLLMLGFVTTMVCHIIIGTSSLLFAHREFFPYFILLMTVTFMMCNQGLIAPTTWLLLSEIFPMRLRGMGMGVAVLCMWLTNFAIGLTFPVLLSIVGLSGTFYTFACIGVVALIFVKFWVPETKGRSLEKIEEDFRAYGANDEEKAKQYIEKL, via the coding sequence ATGGCTACTCAGTTAAATATTAAAGGTAAAAATTTTTTGCGAAAAATAGCATTTTCTGCTACATTTGGGGCATTATTATTTGGGTATGATACCGGTGTAATAAATGGAGCATTGCCTTTTATGGCTGCCCCTGATCAGTTGAATCTAACTCCGGCTATGGAAGGAATGGTTGCCAGCAGTCTTTTGCTGGGAGCTGCTTTGGGAGCTTTTTTTGGTGGCCGCATAGCTGATATTAAAGGCCGACGAAAAATGCTGCTTATTTTATCGGTAGTATTCTTTTTTGCTACAATAGGTTGTGCTTTATCACCAAGTTTTGATGTGATTATAGTTTTTCGCTTTATCTTAGGGATTGCAGTGGGCGGTGCTTCGGTAACAGTTCCTGCGTATTTGTCAGAAATGTCACCAGTAGAAGGGCGCGGTCGGTTGGTTACCCAGAATGAACTGATGATAGTATCAGGACAGCTGATGGCATTTGTTATGAATGCTATTCTGGCAGTTTTTTTTGGTGAAGCTGGTCATATATGGCGCTGGATGTTGTCTGTTGCCACAATACCGGCAGTTTGCTTGTTTGTAAGTATGTATCGTATGCCGGAAAGTCCGCGTTGGCTTGTTAGACAAGGTTTAATTACAGAAGCACTAGGTGTTTTAAAGAAGATACGTAATGAAGAAGAAGCTGTTGTGGAATTAGAAGAAATTAAGACTAATATTGAACGTGAAAGTTCGGTAAAACAAGTTAAATTGAAAGAATTAGGAACACCGTGGATTCGCCGGATTGTTTTTATAGCAATTGGTATTGCCATGTGTAATCAACTTGGCGGAGTTAATTCTGTTATGTATTATGGCACGCAGATTCTCCAAAATGCAGGATTTAGTACAAATGCAGCAATTGTTGGTAATATAGCTAATGGCGTCATTTCGGTACTCGCTACATATTATGGTATTTATCTTATGAAGCGCCACGGTGTTCGTAAACTTTTGATGCTAGGGTTTGTTACAACAATGGTCTGTCACATTATTATTGGGACATCAAGTCTTTTATTTGCTCATAGAGAATTTTTCCCTTATTTTATATTATTGATGACAGTTACCTTTATGATGTGTAATCAAGGCTTAATTGCACCAACTACATGGCTGCTCCTTTCAGAAATATTCCCGATGCGCTTGCGTGGTATGGGTATGGGGGTGGCAGTTTTATGCATGTGGCTTACAAATTTTGCAATAGGACTAACATTTCCAGTGTTGTTATCTATTGTAGGATTATCAGGAACTTTTTATACTTTTGCTTGTATCGGCGTAGTAGCTTTGATTTTTGTAAAGTTCTGGGTCCCTGAAACTAAAGGACGTTCTTTGGAAAAAATTGAAGAAGACTTTAGAGCCTATGGGGCAAATGATGAAGAAAAAGCAAAACAATATATAGAAAAATTATGA